Proteins from a genomic interval of Streptomyces sp. NBC_01445:
- a CDS encoding pilus assembly protein TadG-related protein: MTKPLPRLRAHVRRAVSTLRERRDTGGVELFMPIMAIAIFVMLGLVVDGTGVLNGNSRATYAAQEAARAAGQQIDPGQAITGEAIVVDPDAAAGAAQDYLDAEGLDGDVVVSGDGKTITVTVNDSYDPLFASLLGIDTLPVSGEAKATLLHQPGG, from the coding sequence GTGACCAAGCCCCTCCCCCGACTGCGTGCCCATGTCCGTCGTGCCGTCAGTACGCTGCGCGAGCGCCGCGATACCGGCGGCGTGGAACTGTTCATGCCGATCATGGCGATCGCCATCTTCGTGATGCTCGGCCTGGTCGTGGACGGCACCGGCGTCCTCAACGGCAACTCCCGCGCCACCTACGCCGCTCAGGAGGCCGCCCGCGCGGCCGGCCAGCAGATCGATCCCGGTCAGGCCATCACCGGCGAGGCGATCGTCGTCGATCCCGACGCCGCCGCCGGCGCGGCCCAGGACTACCTCGACGCCGAGGGCCTGGACGGTGACGTAGTGGTCTCCGGCGATGGCAAGACCATCACGGTGACCGTCAACGACTCCTACGACCCGCTGTTCGCCTCGCTGTTGGGCATCGACACCCTGCCAGTGTCCGGCGAAG
- a CDS encoding TadE/TadG family type IV pilus assembly protein, with translation MKHAWVHASRALPLGRCRRTEHLVARTVLGWRAAFSGAAADRGSAALGAAIFTPVFIALLALVIAAGRIQIAQGAADAAARDAARTASLADSPDTAQGEARQAAAESLRRSGLTCSDIAVAVESDGIDAPVGQAATVTATVSCTVPLDDVALPALPGTKTLKSTMTSVVDQWRAR, from the coding sequence GTGAAACACGCGTGGGTTCACGCCTCCCGCGCCCTGCCGCTCGGCCGCTGCCGGCGGACAGAACATCTTGTGGCCCGCACGGTCCTGGGCTGGCGTGCTGCCTTCTCGGGTGCGGCCGCGGACCGGGGCAGTGCCGCGCTGGGTGCGGCAATCTTCACTCCGGTGTTCATCGCCCTGCTCGCCCTGGTGATCGCTGCGGGCCGGATCCAGATCGCGCAGGGTGCCGCGGACGCAGCCGCGCGGGATGCTGCACGCACCGCCTCGCTGGCCGACAGCCCCGACACCGCGCAGGGCGAGGCCCGCCAAGCCGCCGCCGAGTCGCTGCGCCGCTCCGGGCTGACCTGCTCCGACATCGCGGTCGCCGTGGAGTCCGACGGGATCGACGCGCCCGTCGGGCAGGCCGCCACGGTCACCGCCACCGTGTCGTGCACCGTGCCGCTAGATGACGTGGCGCTGCCCGCACTGCCCGGCACCAAGACGCTGAAGAGCACCATGACCAGCGTTGTTGATCAGTGGAGGGCCCGGTGA
- a CDS encoding TadE/TadG family type IV pilus assembly protein: protein MTRAAGKRHPVPESRWSRLRERLNDHGDSVVEFAVIFPVVLILVFTVIEGALYFHARSVAARAAQVGVDAGRSYDASPDDGAAAARDFLARTGNSVEGSKVAVDSGGNQIAVTVTGTVSSLVPGLEFTVRQRAQAPVEEFR, encoded by the coding sequence GTGACCAGAGCCGCCGGCAAGCGACACCCGGTCCCGGAGTCGAGATGGTCCCGGCTTCGGGAGCGTCTCAACGACCACGGCGACAGCGTCGTCGAGTTCGCGGTGATCTTCCCCGTCGTGCTGATCCTCGTGTTCACCGTCATCGAGGGCGCCCTGTACTTCCATGCCCGCTCGGTGGCAGCGCGCGCAGCTCAGGTCGGCGTGGACGCAGGCCGCTCCTACGACGCGAGCCCGGACGACGGGGCCGCCGCCGCCCGCGACTTCCTGGCCCGCACCGGCAACTCGGTCGAGGGCTCCAAGGTGGCGGTCGACTCCGGCGGCAACCAGATCGCGGTGACCGTCACCGGCACCGTCTCCTCCCTGGTGCCCGGCCTGGAGTTCACCGTGCGCCAGCGTGCCCAAGCCCCCGTGGAGGAATTCCGGTGA